One part of the Streptomyces lydicus genome encodes these proteins:
- a CDS encoding ABC transporter codes for MIALLRYQAALFIGSHRWLPPVIFHAAFLAVGIQSGGPILDAFGWAAGGLLPVAVWLTRVCVTNEPPAARSCTAAAAGPGRVHLASVLTAAGAGVLLALLGALVVLLLSDPHSGDHRVAVPVLPATVAGLLAALACLLLGTAIGTLCNWPVVRNPGWGIPTGLTAALLLLVLGASPANAAVTGLVTGSAHGTVNTPWLPLAATVAIAAATTAAACALTSRRT; via the coding sequence GTGATCGCTCTTCTCCGCTACCAGGCAGCGCTGTTCATCGGCTCGCACCGCTGGCTGCCGCCGGTCATCTTCCACGCGGCGTTCCTCGCCGTCGGTATCCAGAGCGGTGGCCCGATCCTGGACGCGTTCGGCTGGGCCGCGGGAGGCTTGCTGCCGGTCGCCGTATGGCTCACCCGCGTCTGCGTCACCAACGAGCCCCCGGCCGCCCGCAGTTGCACCGCTGCCGCCGCCGGGCCGGGCCGGGTGCACCTCGCGTCCGTGCTGACCGCGGCCGGTGCCGGGGTGCTGCTCGCGCTCCTGGGAGCGCTGGTGGTGCTGCTGCTGTCCGACCCGCACTCCGGTGACCACCGCGTCGCCGTCCCGGTCCTGCCCGCGACCGTCGCGGGGCTGCTCGCCGCGCTGGCCTGCCTGCTGCTGGGCACCGCGATCGGCACGCTGTGCAACTGGCCGGTCGTACGCAACCCGGGCTGGGGCATCCCCACGGGACTGACCGCCGCGCTGCTGCTGCTCGTCCTCGGTGCGTCGCCCGCCAACGCCGCCGTCACCGGCCTGGTCACCGGCTCCGCCCACGGCACCGTCAACACCCCCTGGCTCCCGCTCGCCGCGACCGTCGCGATCGCCGCCGCCACCACGGCAGCCGCCTGCGCCCTCACCTCCCGCCGCACTTGA
- the hemQ gene encoding hydrogen peroxide-dependent heme synthase, translating into MTDASTPASAPQAPAAPEKAPNAGKKAKDLNEVIRYTLWSVFKLRDVLPEDRSGYADEVEELFAQLAAKDVVVRGTYDVSGLRADADLMIWWHSESSDALQEAYNLFRRTRLGRALAPVWSNMALHRPAEFNKSHIPAFLADEQPRNYVSVYPFVRSYEWYLLPDEDRRRMLADHGKMARGFPDVRANTVPSFSLGDYEWVLAFEADELYRIVDLMRHLRGSEARMHVREEIPFYTGRRKPVAELVAGLA; encoded by the coding sequence ATGACAGACGCTTCCACTCCCGCTTCCGCGCCGCAGGCCCCCGCGGCGCCCGAGAAGGCTCCGAACGCCGGCAAGAAGGCCAAGGACCTCAACGAGGTCATCCGCTACACCCTGTGGTCGGTGTTCAAGCTGCGCGACGTCCTCCCCGAGGACCGCAGCGGCTACGCCGACGAGGTCGAGGAGCTGTTCGCGCAGCTCGCCGCCAAGGACGTGGTGGTCCGCGGCACGTACGACGTGTCCGGTCTGCGTGCCGACGCCGACCTCATGATCTGGTGGCACTCGGAGAGCTCGGACGCCCTCCAGGAGGCGTACAACCTCTTCCGCCGCACCCGGCTCGGCCGCGCGCTCGCGCCGGTGTGGTCCAACATGGCGCTGCACCGCCCCGCGGAGTTCAACAAGTCGCACATCCCGGCCTTCCTGGCCGATGAGCAGCCGCGCAACTACGTGAGCGTCTACCCCTTCGTGCGCTCCTACGAGTGGTACCTCCTCCCCGACGAGGACCGCCGCCGGATGCTCGCCGACCACGGCAAGATGGCCCGCGGCTTCCCGGACGTGCGCGCCAACACCGTGCCGTCGTTCTCGCTCGGCGACTACGAGTGGGTGCTCGCCTTCGAGGCCGACGAGCTGTACCGCATCGTCGACCTCATGCGTCACCTGCGCGGCTCCGAGGCGCGGATGCACGTCCGTGAGGAGATCCCGTTCTACACCGGCCGGCGCAAGCCGGTGGCGGAGCTGGTGGCCGGTCTGGCCTGA
- a CDS encoding aminoacyl-tRNA hydrolase translates to MTSTETAGEPGNSTGSPFRHEETDRDAAPQFVLPLVARIERAEPPARTDALETAARAVLVLLADERSAGDGEWAQAVRDWQDARIRKVVRRARGAEWRRAEALPGITVGGRDAEVRVFPPVPLDGWPKELARLQVSGTELDDPLPPEAPADGLPVLWLNPELEMSAGKEMAQVGHGAQLAWWELSEEERAAWRGTGFALAVRSAEPAEWAALTRSGLPVVRDAGFTEIAPGSCTVVADHPALRGALPYEGPQGG, encoded by the coding sequence GTGACCAGCACCGAGACCGCCGGAGAGCCCGGCAACAGCACCGGCAGCCCGTTCCGGCACGAAGAGACCGACCGGGACGCGGCGCCCCAGTTCGTGCTGCCGCTCGTCGCGCGGATCGAGCGGGCCGAGCCGCCGGCGCGTACGGATGCGCTGGAGACGGCGGCGCGGGCGGTGCTGGTGCTGCTGGCCGACGAGCGGTCGGCCGGCGACGGTGAGTGGGCCCAGGCGGTACGGGACTGGCAGGACGCCCGGATCCGGAAGGTGGTGCGGCGGGCGCGCGGCGCGGAGTGGCGGCGGGCCGAGGCGCTCCCGGGAATCACGGTCGGCGGCCGCGACGCCGAGGTGCGGGTCTTCCCCCCGGTGCCGCTCGACGGCTGGCCGAAGGAACTGGCGCGCCTCCAGGTCTCCGGCACGGAGCTGGACGATCCGCTTCCGCCCGAGGCGCCCGCCGACGGGCTTCCGGTGCTGTGGCTCAATCCGGAGCTGGAGATGTCGGCGGGCAAGGAGATGGCGCAGGTCGGCCACGGCGCGCAGCTGGCGTGGTGGGAGCTGTCCGAGGAGGAACGGGCGGCCTGGCGCGGGACGGGTTTCGCGCTGGCGGTCCGTTCGGCGGAGCCTGCGGAGTGGGCGGCGCTGACCCGCAGCGGGCTGCCCGTGGTGCGGGACGCCGGGTTCACGGAGATCGCACCGGGCTCGTGCACGGTCGTCGCGGACCACCCCGCACTGCGCGGGGCACTGCCGTACGAGGGCCCGCAGGGCGGCTGA
- a CDS encoding TIGR04222 domain-containing membrane protein produces MSFAEWVYLGLGVSSLVLVIGTVVLRLRTPSVRRADALAHDVWETAFLAGGPARVVDAAVAGMHEDGRLAVGGPGVVTVRQATARDAVEAAVLDAVARTPGGALAALRAEAMRSPAVQDVGDRLAARGLMRHPRLGRGWLLWARAHQAACGVLFVVGMVLSVPGDDGNDGQTVVMILPALIGGLVVGSLCRKAFRRRITRAGSAALRSARAAHPQGDVGGAWQAAGLVVALGGTALLADELLRQQFEEAHRASALAASGAGSSSSGGSSSGFDSGGGSGDGGSWCGSSDGGSGSSCGGSSCGAGSSCGGGSSCGGGSSCGGGSSCGGGSGCGGG; encoded by the coding sequence ATGTCCTTCGCAGAGTGGGTGTACTTGGGGCTCGGCGTCTCGTCGCTGGTGCTCGTGATCGGCACGGTCGTGCTCCGGCTGCGGACGCCGTCCGTCCGCCGGGCGGACGCGCTGGCGCACGACGTCTGGGAGACGGCCTTCCTCGCCGGGGGCCCGGCGCGGGTGGTGGACGCGGCGGTCGCCGGGATGCACGAGGACGGCCGGCTGGCGGTGGGCGGCCCGGGCGTGGTGACCGTACGTCAGGCCACCGCCCGGGACGCGGTCGAGGCGGCCGTGCTGGACGCGGTCGCCCGGACGCCCGGCGGGGCGCTGGCCGCGCTGCGCGCCGAGGCGATGCGCAGCCCGGCCGTCCAGGACGTCGGCGACCGGCTGGCGGCGCGGGGCCTGATGCGTCACCCGCGGCTCGGCCGGGGCTGGCTCCTGTGGGCGCGGGCGCACCAGGCGGCGTGCGGGGTGCTCTTCGTCGTCGGCATGGTGCTCTCGGTGCCCGGCGACGACGGGAACGACGGGCAGACGGTCGTGATGATCCTGCCGGCGCTGATCGGTGGGCTGGTGGTGGGGTCGCTGTGCCGGAAGGCGTTCCGGCGCCGGATCACCAGGGCGGGTTCCGCGGCGCTGCGCTCCGCGCGGGCGGCCCACCCCCAGGGGGACGTGGGCGGCGCGTGGCAGGCCGCCGGGCTGGTGGTGGCGCTCGGCGGCACCGCGCTGCTCGCGGACGAGCTGCTGCGGCAGCAGTTCGAGGAGGCGCACCGGGCGAGCGCGCTGGCCGCCTCGGGCGCCGGGTCCTCGTCGTCCGGCGGCTCGTCGTCCGGCTTCGACTCCGGTGGGGGGTCGGGGGACGGGGGTTCCTGGTGCGGCTCGTCGGACGGTGGGTCCGGATCGAGTTGCGGCGGTTCGTCCTGCGGCGCCGGTTCGTCGTGCGGGGGCGGTTCGTCATGTGGCGGTGGCTCGTCGTGCGGCGGCGGATCGAGTTGCGGGGGCGGTTCGGGCTGCGGCGGCGGCTGA
- a CDS encoding alkaline phosphatase PhoX yields MSATRRQILARTGASVVSLAFAGSLTELFAGTATAESMGRRGYGPLVPDPHGLLDLPKGFRYKVLSKEGDPLRSGEGKVPSNCDGMAAFPGSPASAGRRGSTYLVRNHENRTNSRSAVPRVRDLTYDPGGEGGCTALELGPDHTVRSERVAIAGTSTNCAGGPTPWNTWLTCEETELRAGEENYTKDHGFIFEVDPYDPRRTGAVPLTAMGRFQHEAIAVDPRTGTVYETEDAFDKPFGLFYRFLPEKPLGGRGSLRAGGRLQALRVPGVPDLSTVQQPGTTFDGVTWVDVPDPLARHTPVRFQDFGPGGITHAQKLEGCYWGGSCVYFVSSFAHRAAGSAADHYGQVWKYDPERRRLTQVVVFGPDSDLQLPGESPDNICLAPSGGLMVCEDGDGAQHVFGLTRRGEVYAMARGRQNIGTPEKPEWGEFAGVTFAPDHRTMYVNCYTPGTTFAVTGPWGH; encoded by the coding sequence ATGTCCGCGACACGACGTCAGATCCTCGCCAGAACCGGCGCGTCGGTGGTGTCCCTCGCCTTCGCCGGGAGCCTCACGGAGCTCTTCGCGGGGACCGCGACCGCCGAGAGCATGGGACGGCGCGGCTACGGCCCGCTGGTCCCCGACCCGCACGGCCTGCTCGACCTCCCCAAGGGCTTCCGCTACAAGGTCCTCTCCAAGGAGGGCGACCCGTTGCGCTCGGGGGAGGGCAAGGTGCCCAGCAACTGCGACGGCATGGCCGCCTTTCCCGGCTCACCCGCTTCCGCCGGCCGTCGCGGCAGCACGTACCTCGTCCGCAACCACGAGAACCGTACGAACTCCCGCTCCGCCGTCCCCCGGGTCCGCGACCTGACCTACGACCCCGGTGGCGAGGGCGGCTGTACGGCGCTGGAGCTCGGCCCGGACCACACCGTGCGCTCCGAACGGGTCGCCATCGCCGGCACCTCCACCAACTGCGCGGGCGGCCCCACCCCCTGGAACACCTGGCTGACCTGCGAGGAGACCGAGCTGCGGGCCGGTGAGGAGAACTACACCAAGGACCACGGCTTCATCTTCGAGGTCGATCCGTACGACCCGCGGCGCACCGGCGCCGTCCCGCTGACCGCGATGGGCCGCTTCCAGCACGAGGCGATCGCCGTGGACCCCCGCACCGGCACGGTCTACGAAACCGAGGACGCCTTCGACAAGCCCTTCGGCCTCTTCTACCGCTTCCTGCCGGAGAAGCCGCTGGGCGGCCGCGGCTCCCTGCGGGCGGGCGGCCGGCTCCAGGCGCTGCGGGTCCCCGGCGTGCCCGACCTGTCCACCGTCCAGCAGCCGGGCACCACCTTCGACGGCGTCACCTGGGTCGACGTCCCCGACCCGCTGGCCCGCCACACCCCCGTCCGCTTCCAGGACTTCGGCCCCGGCGGCATCACCCACGCGCAGAAGCTGGAGGGCTGCTATTGGGGCGGCTCCTGCGTCTACTTCGTCTCCAGCTTCGCGCACCGCGCCGCCGGCTCGGCGGCCGACCACTACGGCCAGGTCTGGAAGTACGACCCCGAACGGCGCCGGCTCACCCAAGTCGTGGTCTTCGGCCCGGACAGCGACCTCCAACTGCCCGGCGAGTCACCCGACAACATCTGCCTCGCCCCCAGCGGCGGCCTGATGGTCTGCGAGGACGGCGACGGCGCCCAGCACGTCTTCGGCCTCACCCGCCGCGGCGAGGTCTACGCGATGGCGCGCGGCCGGCAGAACATCGGCACCCCGGAGAAGCCGGAATGGGGCGAGTTCGCGGGCGTGACGTTCGCCCCCGACCACCGCACCATGTACGTCAACTGCTACACCCCGGGCACGACGTTCGCCGTGACGGGTCCTTGGGGGCACTGA
- a CDS encoding LysE family translocator has translation MLTSLVGFTAVAALLTVSPGPDFAVVLRTALSSGRRAALCSALGIAAGCFVWGLAGAVGLTAMLSASQAAYHALRVAGALYLMWLGVQALRSARRLRPARADSAAPAHVRAPHESTVAPDSSAGSVTPLRAFRTGLLTNVLNPKVGVVYISLLPQFIPHGAPVVATTVLLVAVHAALGVLWLGGIAVAVHRARAVFQRPGVRRRLDQATGGVLLALGAAVGFETAR, from the coding sequence ATGCTCACCTCACTCGTCGGCTTCACCGCCGTGGCCGCCCTGCTGACCGTCTCCCCCGGACCCGACTTCGCCGTGGTGCTGCGGACCGCGCTCAGCTCGGGGCGGCGCGCCGCGCTGTGCAGTGCGCTCGGCATAGCCGCCGGGTGCTTCGTCTGGGGGCTGGCCGGTGCGGTCGGGCTGACGGCGATGCTCTCGGCGTCGCAGGCGGCGTACCACGCCCTGCGGGTGGCCGGTGCGCTGTATCTGATGTGGCTCGGGGTACAGGCGTTGCGCAGTGCCCGGCGGCTTCGCCCCGCGCGCGCCGACAGCGCCGCCCCGGCCCACGTTCGTGCCCCCCACGAGAGCACCGTGGCACCGGACTCGTCCGCCGGCTCGGTCACGCCGCTGCGCGCGTTCCGCACCGGACTGCTCACCAACGTGCTCAACCCCAAGGTCGGGGTGGTCTACATCTCGCTGCTGCCGCAGTTCATCCCGCACGGCGCGCCGGTCGTCGCGACCACGGTCCTGCTGGTCGCCGTGCATGCCGCGCTGGGCGTGCTGTGGCTGGGCGGGATTGCCGTCGCGGTGCACCGTGCGCGGGCCGTCTTCCAGCGGCCGGGGGTCCGCCGGCGGCTCGATCAGGCCACCGGCGGAGTGCTGCTCGCGCTGGGCGCCGCGGTCGGATTCGAGACCGCCCGCTGA
- a CDS encoding TIGR04222 domain-containing membrane protein produces MWLLFLLVACVAAALSCAQLCRAAVAVARATGPAPRPAPAPVPDTAAPDGSAAGLTLYEMAYLSGGPHRLADVVLVLMAQQRRLLLAHTGWATVVDPVGQDPVERATLSAIGPDGQRRIPAIREALVADEAVRAVGDRLVAAGLALPAAARGLRNAVRQVQGATVLALLCAAAAYATAPAGEDRGQLLIWFTLPLILTLGTLAVARFELHPYSDWATDAGEERLPGRPGFTTFTPSSPAPVAPLASLMTLALHGPRALTDPALRAALHSSGA; encoded by the coding sequence ATGTGGCTCCTCTTCCTCCTCGTCGCCTGCGTGGCGGCGGCGCTGAGCTGTGCGCAGCTCTGCCGTGCTGCCGTGGCCGTCGCCCGCGCCACCGGCCCGGCCCCGCGGCCGGCACCCGCCCCCGTCCCGGACACGGCCGCCCCGGACGGCTCCGCGGCGGGTCTGACGCTGTATGAGATGGCGTATCTCTCCGGCGGCCCGCACCGGCTGGCCGATGTGGTGCTGGTGCTCATGGCGCAGCAGCGGCGCCTGTTGCTCGCCCACACCGGCTGGGCCACCGTCGTCGATCCGGTCGGCCAGGACCCCGTCGAGCGGGCCACCCTCAGCGCCATAGGCCCGGACGGGCAGCGCCGGATACCGGCGATACGGGAGGCCCTGGTGGCCGACGAGGCGGTGCGGGCGGTCGGCGACCGACTGGTGGCCGCCGGGCTCGCACTGCCCGCCGCGGCCCGTGGTCTGCGCAACGCCGTCCGCCAGGTGCAGGGCGCGACGGTGCTGGCGCTGCTCTGCGCCGCGGCGGCGTACGCGACGGCGCCGGCCGGCGAGGACCGGGGACAGCTGCTGATCTGGTTCACGCTCCCGCTGATCCTCACCCTGGGGACGCTGGCGGTGGCGCGCTTCGAGCTCCATCCGTACAGCGACTGGGCGACCGACGCGGGCGAGGAACGGCTGCCCGGCAGACCCGGATTTACCACGTTCACCCCCAGCTCCCCCGCCCCTGTCGCCCCTCTCGCCTCCCTGATGACCCTTGCCCTCCACGGACCCAGGGCCCTCACCGATCCCGCCCTGCGCGCGGCGCTCCACTCTTCCGGGGCATAG
- a CDS encoding alpha/beta hydrolase, which translates to MYNTKGRPVRALALYGTIGSLIVTALATAPAGGATEAPDAPPAPVAHRIGFGRCAPVEQLPASVECGKLAVPLDYARPDGKKIELTVSRIRATVPGERQGSLVFNPGGPGASSLEFPLYGGLPKWSKVARAYDFVGYAPRGVGRSAPLSCQDPKEFAKVPTDSRMHPDAAFKRAKVAQARAYARGCARRAGADLPFYNSVNNARDLDMLRAALGEKKLTYMGASYGTYFGAVYATLFPGHVRRMIFDSVVNPEPRQIWYRNNLDQNIAFERRWGDWLRWVAKHDDHYHLGATRQAVQRAYDQAAAKLRRDPLDGKIGPGQLQSAFLKTGYNDAFWPMRAEALSGYLHGDPKALIAQALPQSSGARDEENANAVYTAVECNDGPWPRSWQTWDRDNTEVARIAPFETWDNAWMNLPCAFWPDRSESAEAGVEQAARRAEHGNGQELADATGHAARTAMDGALHGPRGPLDVHTEPGALPPVLLLAAERDAATPYKGAVELQHRLPGSSLVTENGAGTHGVAFNDNACATRYAEAYLLQGKIPSHRVYCAPRAEPVPGQKAVRAQLARPGK; encoded by the coding sequence ATGTACAACACGAAGGGACGGCCAGTGAGAGCACTTGCGTTGTACGGCACCATCGGGTCGCTGATCGTGACCGCCCTCGCCACCGCCCCGGCGGGCGGTGCCACGGAGGCGCCCGATGCGCCCCCGGCGCCCGTGGCGCACCGGATCGGCTTCGGCCGGTGCGCTCCGGTGGAGCAGCTGCCGGCGTCCGTCGAGTGCGGCAAGCTGGCCGTTCCCCTGGACTACGCGCGGCCCGACGGCAAGAAGATCGAGCTCACCGTGAGCCGGATCCGCGCCACCGTGCCCGGTGAACGGCAGGGCTCCCTGGTCTTCAACCCCGGCGGGCCCGGCGCGTCCAGCCTTGAGTTCCCGCTCTACGGCGGCCTGCCAAAGTGGAGCAAGGTGGCCCGCGCGTACGACTTCGTCGGCTACGCGCCGCGCGGCGTCGGCCGCTCGGCTCCGCTGTCGTGCCAGGACCCCAAGGAGTTCGCCAAGGTCCCGACCGACAGCCGGATGCACCCGGACGCGGCCTTCAAGCGCGCGAAGGTGGCCCAGGCGAGGGCGTACGCCCGGGGTTGCGCCCGCCGGGCCGGGGCGGACCTGCCGTTCTACAACTCGGTCAACAACGCCCGCGACCTGGACATGCTGCGGGCCGCGCTGGGCGAGAAGAAGCTGACGTACATGGGCGCCTCGTACGGGACGTACTTCGGGGCGGTCTACGCGACGCTCTTCCCCGGCCACGTCCGGCGGATGATCTTCGACAGTGTGGTGAACCCCGAGCCGCGGCAGATCTGGTACCGCAACAACCTCGACCAGAACATCGCCTTCGAGCGGCGCTGGGGCGACTGGCTGCGCTGGGTCGCCAAGCACGACGACCACTACCACCTCGGCGCGACCCGGCAGGCGGTGCAGCGGGCCTACGACCAGGCCGCCGCCAAGCTGCGCCGCGACCCGCTCGACGGCAAGATCGGCCCCGGTCAGCTGCAGTCGGCCTTCCTGAAGACCGGCTACAACGACGCCTTCTGGCCGATGCGCGCCGAGGCGCTCTCCGGTTACCTGCACGGCGACCCCAAGGCGCTGATCGCCCAGGCCCTGCCGCAGTCGTCCGGCGCCAGGGACGAGGAGAACGCCAACGCGGTCTACACGGCCGTGGAGTGCAACGACGGGCCCTGGCCGCGTTCGTGGCAGACCTGGGACCGGGACAACACCGAGGTCGCCCGCATCGCCCCGTTCGAGACCTGGGACAACGCCTGGATGAATCTGCCGTGCGCGTTCTGGCCCGACCGGTCGGAGTCGGCCGAGGCCGGTGTCGAGCAGGCGGCCCGCCGGGCGGAACACGGCAACGGGCAGGAGCTGGCGGACGCCACCGGCCACGCCGCGCGGACCGCCATGGACGGGGCCCTGCACGGCCCGCGCGGCCCCCTCGACGTGCACACCGAGCCCGGCGCGCTGCCGCCGGTGCTGCTGCTGGCGGCCGAGCGGGACGCGGCGACACCGTACAAGGGCGCGGTGGAGCTCCAGCACCGGCTGCCCGGCTCCTCGCTGGTCACCGAGAACGGTGCGGGCACCCACGGCGTCGCCTTCAACGACAACGCCTGTGCGACCAGGTACGCCGAGGCGTACCTGCTCCAGGGGAAGATCCCGTCGCACCGGGTGTACTGCGCGCCGCGTGCCGAGCCGGTGCCGGGGCAGAAGGCGGTCCGGGCGCAGCTCGCCCGGCCGGGGAAGTAG
- a CDS encoding ABC transporter ATP-binding protein yields MRLDGVGRRYGVRGPWVLRDVHLEVPRGALLRVEGTNGSGKSTLLRLLAGIDHPSTGRITGRPRSAYVPERFPVALPFTAVGYLTHLGRVHGLRGAEAARRAAEWLERFGAAGHARTRLAELSKGTSQKVAVAQALLAEPTLLVLDEAWTGLDRGAREVLDRAVAERVADGGTVVFVDHDPQRLAGAADASYRVAEGRLLPHEAAGPAAGSETATGPRVIIEAEGAPGAVPPVFAGAPGLPGGPEITPGPDGTTRLTVAAVHSDALLRTLLAAHPPWHIRSLTPAAPRTPTPPSPAPTSGSRPDAHSEAHPDSTSTSAFTSTSASDSDEAPLP; encoded by the coding sequence ATGAGGCTGGACGGGGTGGGGCGGCGCTACGGGGTGCGCGGCCCCTGGGTGCTGCGGGACGTACACCTGGAGGTGCCCCGAGGGGCGCTGCTGCGGGTGGAGGGGACCAACGGCAGCGGAAAGTCCACCCTGCTGCGGCTGCTCGCCGGCATCGACCACCCCAGCACCGGCCGCATCACCGGACGCCCGCGCAGCGCGTACGTCCCCGAACGCTTCCCGGTGGCGCTGCCGTTCACCGCGGTCGGCTACCTCACCCACCTCGGTCGCGTCCACGGCCTGCGCGGCGCCGAAGCCGCCCGCCGCGCCGCCGAGTGGCTCGAACGCTTCGGCGCGGCCGGACACGCCCGTACGCGGCTGGCCGAGCTGTCGAAGGGCACCAGCCAGAAGGTCGCCGTGGCGCAGGCGCTGCTCGCCGAGCCCACGCTCCTGGTGCTGGACGAGGCATGGACCGGGCTGGACCGCGGCGCGCGCGAGGTACTGGACCGCGCGGTCGCCGAACGGGTCGCGGACGGCGGCACCGTCGTCTTCGTCGACCACGATCCGCAGCGGCTGGCCGGCGCGGCCGACGCCAGCTACCGGGTGGCGGAGGGGCGGCTGCTGCCCCACGAGGCGGCCGGGCCGGCAGCCGGATCGGAGACCGCGACCGGCCCCCGCGTGATCATCGAGGCCGAGGGCGCCCCGGGCGCCGTACCGCCCGTCTTCGCCGGAGCGCCGGGGCTGCCCGGTGGCCCGGAGATCACCCCGGGGCCGGACGGTACGACCCGGCTGACCGTCGCGGCCGTCCACTCCGACGCGCTGCTGCGCACCCTGCTCGCGGCCCACCCGCCCTGGCACATCCGCTCGCTGACCCCTGCCGCACCCCGGACCCCGACCCCTCCGAGCCCCGCGCCCACCTCGGGATCACGCCCGGACGCCCACTCGGAGGCCCACCCCGATTCCACTTCCACTTCCGCTTTTACTTCCACTTCCGCTTCCGACTCCGACGAGGCGCCGCTTCCGTGA